From the genome of Amyelois transitella isolate CPQ chromosome 16, ilAmyTran1.1, whole genome shotgun sequence, one region includes:
- the LOC132902662 gene encoding conserved oligomeric Golgi complex subunit 1-like has translation MSQPNLLDIVPEELFQNYFVSDVDQVQKKLQYEIERKREELRAMVGERYRDLIHAADTIEEMKETTSSTLEHISQMISACRNLHNTHLVGFKIDKRPEQPSFQFNINPAQSIAVQVKLLMEIPEKIWTSIEAEDYVTATQLFIMARHINTGLQLQIGGANAKPEMQSMQRLVQQQWNSISNFNDTIVNVCREKLHDVDITVEVLYMPHPQIPGSVPGS, from the exons atgtcaCAGCCGAACTTACTGGACATAGTTCCAGAAGAACTGTTTCAAAACTACTTCGTCAGCGATGTGGACCAAGTTCAAAAGAAATTGCAATATGAAATCGAGAGAAAGAGGGAAGAATTACGTGCTATGGTTGG AGAAAGGTACCGGGATCTCATACATGCGGCGGATACCATAGAGGAAATGAAAGAAACAACATCCAGTACTTTGGAACATATAAGTCAGATGATATCAGCATGTAGGAACCTTCATAATACACACTTGGTTGGATTCAAGATTGACAAAAGGCCTGAACAGCCAAG TTTTCAGTTCAACATAAATCCAGCGCAAAGTATAGCAGTGCAAGTCAAGCTGTTGATGGAGATCCCTGAAAAAATATGGACTTCCATTGAAGCTGAGGATTATGTGACAGCCACACAGTTGTTTATTATGGCAAGGCACATTAACACAG GTTTACAATTACAAATAGGCGGTGCAAATGCCAAGCCGGAAATGCAATCTATGCAGCGGCTGGTCCAGCAGCAATGGAATTCTATATCCAACTTCAACGACACCATTGTCAATGTGTGTAGGGAGAAACTGCATGATGTCGACATCACAGTGGAG GTTTTGTACATGCCTCACCCGCAGATTCCAGGTTCGGTCCCCGGGTCATAA